The sequence below is a genomic window from Bacteroidales bacterium.
ACTCCAAAAGGTTTTAATTCAAAGATAGAAGCTTCTTTTAGTGCATTAAATTTTAATAATTATACTTATAAAGGAATAAAAGTAAATGGAATATTAAACGAAAAAATGTTTGATGGCTCCTTTCAGCTTCAAGATCCAAATATTGGAATTGATTTTCTTGGTAAAATAGATTATTCTGGAAAAGAGCCTGTTTTTAATTTTATGGCCGATGTTAAAAATGCTAAATTAAATGTGTTAAATTTTTTGCCGAAAGACTCTAATATAGAATTAAGTTTTTTGTTAGATTCTAAAATTAGTGGAAGTAATATAGATAATGCAAATGGTCAGGTCGATTTTTATCAATTATCATATAAACATAATCAGTTATTTACTTATATCAATAACCTGAAAATTGATATTACTCAAAACGATCAACTTAAAGAGATCCGTTTAAATTCAGATGTGCTAGATTTTAATCTTAGTGGATTTATTAAATTTGAACAATTGCCCTATTATGTACAAATGATGATAAATACATATTGGCCTTCAATTCAATGGGTACAGATTCCAAAATCATTTAAACCGAATAAAAACTTTAATATAAATGCTTCTTTAAATCTAAAACAATATGCCGATATTTTAAAAGATTATTTACCTTGGTTGTATTTTTCAAATCAAAGTAATGTAAACATAACGTTGGGACTTCAAAATGATGTTCAAATAAAAGTAGTAGCAGATTCTGCTAACATTGCTGGCATAGGAATTTCAAAATTGAATTTACGTTTAAACAACATAAATGACAAATTAAATACAGAGCTTCAAACCTCTAAATTATTTTTATCAAACGAAATTATTTTAAATTCTCCTCAATTAAAAGTTTTTACATTTAATGATGAAAATGAGTTGTATATCAATTGGAATAGAAACGATAGCTTATTGGGTGATGGTGAGATTTCAGCAATTGTAAATATGAATTTGAATAATAATAAATCATATATTAACCTTGTATTTAATCCTTCACGTTTCAATTTTAATCAACAAGAATTTTATATAAATGATGGTAAAATAGATATAACAGACAGTATTATTCATATAAATCAAGCTATTATAAACCAAGGTGAACAATATTTATATGTTAATGGCGATGTCGGTAGTTCGCTCAATGATAGTTTGCATATTAACATAAATCAATTTCAAATTAGTTACATTAATCCTTTTATTCGTTCTACAGGATTAAATTTTGAAGGTATTACCAACGGTGATATTTATATAAAAAGAACATTGAAAAAGCCAATACTTGTTTCGAATTTTAATATAACCCAACTTAAACTGAACAATGAAGAAATAGGCGATTTAAACATCGAAGGTGAATGGAACGATGAAAAGCAAATTCTCCAGTACAATGCAAGTGCATACAGGGGCAATATCAATACTCTTAATGTAATAGGGCAATACGATACAAATGGACAAATAGATGCAGATATTCAGTTTCAAAAATGGCGACTTAATGTTATAGAACCATTTATCAGTTCATTTGCTTCAGATGTAAAGGGAACTATATCGGGCAATGTTCATTTTGCTGGAAGCTTTGAAAAACCTCAATTAAATGGTAAACTTAAGTTAACAAAAACAGCTTTTTCAATTTCGTATTTAAATGCACGATATAATTTTACTGGCGATGTAGAAGTAAATCCCAATGCATTTGTGGTTCAGGGTATTGATTTATACGACGAAGAAGGAAATGTGGCCAAATTATCGGGGAGTATCAAACATCAATATTTTCGAAATGTAAAAATAAATTTATTGGTTAATACTAAACGCTTTCTGTTTTTAAATACACGATATACCGATAATAATATGTTTTATGGCTCGGTATATACTTCGGGGTTAGTGAATATTACTGGTGATATTGAAAATATAGCTATTAATGCCAATGTGCAAACCGAAAAAGGAACTAAATTTAATTTAAATCTTGAATCGGGATCAGAACTCACACAACAAAATTTTATACACTTTGTAAATAATAAATCGATAAACGATAAAAAACAAAATAATAGTTCGAATAATATTTTAGTCAATTCTGGTTTAAGTTTAAATTTTAATATACAAGCTACACCCGAAGCTAATTTTCAACTTATTTTCGATTCGAAAGTTGGCGATATTATAAAAACTCAAGGTACTGGTAATATTCGTATAGAACTTAAGCCCAATGGCGATTTTTATATATTTGGCGATTATATTATATCGCAGGGCGATTATTTATTTACCCTTCAAAATGTTATAAACAAAAAATTTGAAGTAAAACCTGGTTCAATTGTTTCATTCTCGGGCGATCCACTTAATGCTGATTTAGATATTAAAACGGTTTATAAATTGCGTACAAGCTTATACGAATTGATGATGGATTCTACCTATAAACAAAGGGTGCCGGTCGAATGTGAATTATCATTAACCAACAAATTGCTTAATCCATCTTTTCATTTTAGTATAAATGTACCGAACTCCGATAGTCATGTAGAGGGTGTACTAGGAGCTTTATCCGACGAAGAAATTAATAAACAAGTTATATCGTTGCTGGTACTTAATCGCTTTGTTACTCCAGAAACGTATAAAAGTGGTGTTAAAACTGTTGAATATTCAAATACGACTGCATTAGGCGTAAATTCGTCTGAATTATTAACTAACCAATTGAATCATTGGCTTTCGCAAATTTCCAAAACGGTTAATTTAGGTGTTAATTATCGTCCGGGCGATATGATTTCTAATGAAGAGTTAGAGTTAGCCTTGAATACTCAAATTTTTAACGACCGGGTAACCATTAATACGAATCTAGGAGTTGCTAATAGTTCTCAAACCGAATCTTCTATGTTGATTGGTGATTTTGATGTTGAATTAAAAGTAAATAAATCGGGAAAGTTAAGAGCCAAAGGATTCAATCGGACAAATACTAATATTTTAAAAGATACTTCGCCCTATACACAAGGTGTTGGTTTATTTTATCGTGAGGAGTTTGATTCTTGGAATGATGTGTTTAAAAATTATTGGAATGCTATTTTTTCAAGAAAAAAAGAGGAAGAAACAAAAAATTAACGCTTGTAAACGCAGAATTTCAACATCAATTTAGTAGTTTCACTATAATGATTTTCAGACGAAATCATTGTAAAATTGTTTATTTTTTCAATTGGGAAAAAAGCATCGGCATCGGAACAGCTTGCATCTATCCAAGTAACATATAATGTATTAGTATAATCAATCATTTGTTTGTAAATGCTTTCTCCGCCAATTACAAAACATAGGTTATTTTGCTTTTTTACATATTCTAGACATTCGTTAATGCTTGTAAAAACAATACAACCCTCAATACATTTGTTCTCGAGCGAAATGATGATATTGGTTCTATTGGGCAATGGCTTTTTAGGGAGCGATAGCCAGGTATTCCACCCCATAATTACGGGATGTCCTGATGTTACTTCTTTAAAATATTTTAAATCTTCTGGAATATGCCACAATAATCCATTTTTTTTGCCTATTGCACCATTTTTTGCAATAGCAACTATCATTGCAAGATTTTCTACTATCATTAAATTGTCGATTTATCTAACCATTTTTTTATGTCAGCTATATGACCAAACACAATGAGTATATCGTTGGCCTGAAATATATAATCGGGAGAAATTACTCCAATTATTTTTGTTTCGAATATATTTTTAGACAAAATGTGCTTTTGAATATCTTGTTTTATTGTAAGTATATTGATGTTATATTTTTTTCGCAAGTCGGCTTCTGATACTTTCATCCCAACGTATTTTTGAGGTATTAAAACCTCCATAACGGCATATTCTTCCGAAATGTTTAATGAATCAATAACATTTTTAAGATTTATTTTAGTTACAAAACGTTCGGCCGAATCCTCTTCGGGATTAAGAATTTCTATGACACCAATTGCTTCTAATATGGTTTTATGTATAGGCGAAATAGCTCGACTAATAATGCGTTTAACATTATATTTTTTTAATAATGCTGTAATTAGAACAGAAGCACCTAAATCTTCTCCGATAGCAACTAATACCATATCGGCTTCGTGAAGAGGAAGGGTTTTTAATACAGCATCGTCAGTACAATCAACTGTTATAGCAAAAGTAATTTTGTCTTTGATGTTTTCTACACGTTGTTCGATAGAATCTACACCAATTACTTCGTGTCCCAGTGATGCTAATTTTGACGCAACAGCTGAACCAAAGTTTCCTAAACCTATAACAATTACTTTCATATATTTTTAATTAATAATTATTTCTTCTGCAGGAAATTTATAGCGAACGGTTTTTACTTTCCTAATAAATGCAACAAATAGTGTGAGGGTTCCTATTCGTCCTAAAAACATGGTTATAATTAAAACCCATTTACTTGCAATAGATAAATGGGGTGTAATGCCCATAGATAATCCAACCGTTCCGAATGCCGAAAAACATTCAAAAATAATTTTTTCAAAATCTAATTCAGGATTATAGTATGAAACTAATACAATTGACATTCCAACTACTAATAAAGATAATTGTATCGTTGCAAATGCTTTTCTAACACTTTGCGATGAAATTTCTCTTTTGCTGATTTCGATTCTATTTTTTCCTTTGGCAAAGCTAAAAATATTTAGTATAGCTATAGCAAAGGTGCTTGTTTTGATACCTCCACCGGTACCTGAGGGTGAAGCCCCAATCCACATTAAAAACATAGTAAGTAAGGCGGTAATGGGCAATACTTGTGAATAATCGATGGTGTTAAAGCCTGCCGTTCTGGGTGTAACCGAAGCAAAAAATGAAAAGTACAATTTTTCAGCCCAGCTATATCCTTTTAATGTATTATTGTTTTCGAAAAGTAAAAAACTAATCATTCCTAAAAATATTAAGGATAGAGTTGTTATTATTACAATTCGTGAATTTATATTTATAATGTGGGGTTTATGGGAGTATGATTTTCCTTGTAAAATTCGAATAAAATTATATAAAAAATGTTTAAAAAGCTTGTAGTAGTTTAAAAGTATAGGAAAACCTATTCCACCAGCAATAATTAAGAATGCAATAATTGTGTGTAATAGATAGTTATGAGCAATACTAGGGTCCATTAATCCTAAACTACGTGTACTAAAGCCAGCATTACAAAATGCTGAAATGGAGTGAAATATAGAAAATTTTATATGCTCGGTCGAAAATCGTAGGTGTGGATCGAGCGAAAACCAAATAAGAATAAAGCCAATGAATTCAATGATAAAAGTAAATAAAATAATTTTAATAAGAGTTTTAAATATTTCGGAAATGGCTTCGGAATTTATGATATCTTTAATTAAAAGTTGGTCTTTAAAAGTACTCGAACCACTAAAAAATAAACCAAAAAAGGTAGTGAAAGTCATAATTCCTAGACCACCTATTTGGATTAATACCATAATAATAGTTTTTCCAAAAAAAGTAAAATAAGTAGCAGTATCAACAGTAATTAAGCCGGTAACACATACTGCAGAAGTAGAAGTAAAAAAAGCGTCGGTAATACTAATCCCATTATAAGTCGCTGCTGGTAATAATAACATTAATCCACCTACTAAAATGATAATGATAAAACTTGAAAGAAACAATAAAGAAGGATTAATACCTCTTAAAAAACTTAAACTCTTTTTTGAAAATTCAATAAGAAAGACAATGCTATTTAAACTAATTAAATAGATGGTTTCTAGTAGGTTATAATAATTTCCTAGCCAATTTTGAAAAAAATTGGGAAAGAAAAAATGTTCAACTACTAATACAGATAAAAATAAAAGTAGAGTAATTTCGCCTAATATAATTCGAAAAAGTGTTTTTTGCTGAATTAAAATAATAAGACGTATAATAAAGCTTCCTAATAAAAGAATTTGTAAATAAAGAATGGTGTTTTGAATAAAATTAATTTTAAGTATATGGTGTTGAAACCCTAAACGATAGATTGTCATTGCTATAACAGCAAAAGAAGTTGCAAAAATGGAGTTGGATAAAAAGTTAATGAGCCATGATAATAAAAAAAAGATACCTTTTTGAATTGAAAAGCTGATATTTTTAATATAATAAATTGGGCGTTTCATTTGAAGCAAATGTACATAAAAATTAAATCAAAAATCAAGATTTATTTTTAGTTGATAACCATATTGAGGCTTCGTATATGGTGTAAATAATATAGTTAAAGAAAAAAATGCCGGCAATTAAAAAACGTTCTGTGTTTAACAAAAATAAAATGACTAAAACAGTAAGGTGTAAAATAAGTTTAAGCATGCTTACAAGCATGTATTGACTTATGAATGTATTCGGCGATTGTTGATGTTTTTTATTTAAATACTGAAAACTAATGTGGCTTAAAATAAAAAAGTAGAATGAAATTAGAGTCAAATACCACAATGATGGTGCAATAAAAAAAATAATAATAAAGCTAACTAAAATAGAGATAGCAAATACGAACCATGATTTTTTATTTCGTAACATGAATTACTTTTTTAATAGATCTCTTATTGCAATATAAATAGCTAGTGCAACTGAAACAATTGCCATTAAAACTGTAAAAACAGGAAATTTCCATTGTATCGTTTTATCTAACCAATAT
It includes:
- a CDS encoding translocation/assembly module TamB domain-containing protein produces the protein MLIAFIIFKSPPVQTLITRYIANKMADKLNTRIEIGGVDFSVFKTIVLHDVYIEDQQKDTLFYIKHLKINIKDLGLNHKIIKAHDIEIQQPQCFLKLNNKGILNLQFIISALSGDTTDTTSTKPYRVYIEQLAIKNGKFKFDNIAEPYLKQQSVDFDHLNVTGLNLKINHIAILKDSITFNIRSISLKEQSGLILKRLNTYGYISESGIYLKKLFLETDYSLVRAAFLNLKTRNLDDFNDFENTVKFDISFYSSKISSEDIAFFANNLHGLKQNIILSGKLKGPLTSLKTKDFLIKYGKNTFIKGNYEISGLPDIDNTFLFLKFEFLKTKLSDFAGMPLPPFDGSHKLSLPVFLNNLGSILYKGELSGFINDFVAYGKLRTDIGEIVSDANIHYDTLTKNTVLKGNVALNNFFIGKVIGASPLIKNITMNGSIHAEFTPKGFNSKIEASFSALNFNNYTYKGIKVNGILNEKMFDGSFQLQDPNIGIDFLGKIDYSGKEPVFNFMADVKNAKLNVLNFLPKDSNIELSFLLDSKISGSNIDNANGQVDFYQLSYKHNQLFTYINNLKIDITQNDQLKEIRLNSDVLDFNLSGFIKFEQLPYYVQMMINTYWPSIQWVQIPKSFKPNKNFNINASLNLKQYADILKDYLPWLYFSNQSNVNITLGLQNDVQIKVVADSANIAGIGISKLNLRLNNINDKLNTELQTSKLFLSNEIILNSPQLKVFTFNDENELYINWNRNDSLLGDGEISAIVNMNLNNNKSYINLVFNPSRFNFNQQEFYINDGKIDITDSIIHINQAIINQGEQYLYVNGDVGSSLNDSLHININQFQISYINPFIRSTGLNFEGITNGDIYIKRTLKKPILVSNFNITQLKLNNEEIGDLNIEGEWNDEKQILQYNASAYRGNINTLNVIGQYDTNGQIDADIQFQKWRLNVIEPFISSFASDVKGTISGNVHFAGSFEKPQLNGKLKLTKTAFSISYLNARYNFTGDVEVNPNAFVVQGIDLYDEEGNVAKLSGSIKHQYFRNVKINLLVNTKRFLFLNTRYTDNNMFYGSVYTSGLVNITGDIENIAINANVQTEKGTKFNLNLESGSELTQQNFIHFVNNKSINDKKQNNSSNNILVNSGLSLNFNIQATPEANFQLIFDSKVGDIIKTQGTGNIRIELKPNGDFYIFGDYIISQGDYLFTLQNVINKKFEVKPGSIVSFSGDPLNADLDIKTVYKLRTSLYELMMDSTYKQRVPVECELSLTNKLLNPSFHFSINVPNSDSHVEGVLGALSDEEINKQVISLLVLNRFVTPETYKSGVKTVEYSNTTALGVNSSELLTNQLNHWLSQISKTVNLGVNYRPGDMISNEELELALNTQIFNDRVTINTNLGVANSSQTESSMLIGDFDVELKVNKSGKLRAKGFNRTNTNILKDTSPYTQGVGLFYREEFDSWNDVFKNYWNAIFSRKKEEETKN
- a CDS encoding dihydrofolate reductase, translated to MIVENLAMIVAIAKNGAIGKKNGLLWHIPEDLKYFKEVTSGHPVIMGWNTWLSLPKKPLPNRTNIIISLENKCIEGCIVFTSINECLEYVKKQNNLCFVIGGESIYKQMIDYTNTLYVTWIDASCSDADAFFPIEKINNFTMISSENHYSETTKLMLKFCVYKR
- a CDS encoding TrkA family potassium uptake protein translates to MKVIVIGLGNFGSAVASKLASLGHEVIGVDSIEQRVENIKDKITFAITVDCTDDAVLKTLPLHEADMVLVAIGEDLGASVLITALLKKYNVKRIISRAISPIHKTILEAIGVIEILNPEEDSAERFVTKINLKNVIDSLNISEEYAVMEVLIPQKYVGMKVSEADLRKKYNINILTIKQDIQKHILSKNIFETKIIGVISPDYIFQANDILIVFGHIADIKKWLDKSTI
- a CDS encoding ATPase; this translates as MKRPIYYIKNISFSIQKGIFFLLSWLINFLSNSIFATSFAVIAMTIYRLGFQHHILKINFIQNTILYLQILLLGSFIIRLIILIQQKTLFRIILGEITLLLFLSVLVVEHFFFPNFFQNWLGNYYNLLETIYLISLNSIVFLIEFSKKSLSFLRGINPSLLFLSSFIIIILVGGLMLLLPAATYNGISITDAFFTSTSAVCVTGLITVDTATYFTFFGKTIIMVLIQIGGLGIMTFTTFFGLFFSGSSTFKDQLLIKDIINSEAISEIFKTLIKIILFTFIIEFIGFILIWFSLDPHLRFSTEHIKFSIFHSISAFCNAGFSTRSLGLMDPSIAHNYLLHTIIAFLIIAGGIGFPILLNYYKLFKHFLYNFIRILQGKSYSHKPHIININSRIVIITTLSLIFLGMISFLLFENNNTLKGYSWAEKLYFSFFASVTPRTAGFNTIDYSQVLPITALLTMFLMWIGASPSGTGGGIKTSTFAIAILNIFSFAKGKNRIEISKREISSQSVRKAFATIQLSLLVVGMSIVLVSYYNPELDFEKIIFECFSAFGTVGLSMGITPHLSIASKWVLIITMFLGRIGTLTLFVAFIRKVKTVRYKFPAEEIIIN
- a CDS encoding AtpZ/AtpI family protein produces the protein MKIDPQKTKDNLNNYARYSNLALQMGTIIAAGIFGGYWLDKTIQWKFPVFTVLMAIVSVALAIYIAIRDLLKK